The Methanophagales archaeon genomic interval TGTTATAACCGGGTATAAATTTAAACTTGGAGGTAATTTATATTAAAATATGCGGGATATATGATACAAGTACTAAATCCTTTTAAATGGGAGAGAGAGATATATATTATATTAACGCTAACGGTCTTGAAAGCGAGATAACAGAGCAAGACAATATGAGGAATGATATAAATAAATTTTGATTCCGAGATTTCAAATCCAAAAATGTTGGCATACGAAGAACTTGAATCAGAAGTAATAGAAAAAGGACTTTGCACATACTGCGGTGCCTGTGTCGCTTCATGTCCTCTCCAGCACCTCAAGTGGATAGATGAGAGACCAAAGAGACCCGAAAAGAAGGCTGCTTGTGAGGACTGCGGAACATGTTATCACGCATGCTACCAAACAGAATTCGAGAGAGGAGCAATAGAGCAGGAAATCTTCGGAAGATGCAGGAAAGAAGACGAAGATATAGGGATATACAGGCGCGTTATTGCGGCAAAGTCCGCTGACGAAAGAATACTCGAAAAAGCGCAGGATGGCGGTGTTGTAACCGCTATACTGGTATATATGCTAGAAGAAAAACTAATAGACGGTGCTATATTGACAGAAAGGGAAGAAAAAGGTGATGGAAGCTGGATGCCGTTTCCAAAGGTAGCAAAGAGCAAAGAAGAAATAATCGCTGCGGCAGGCACAAAATATGGAATCTCGCCTATTTTGCTGAAGGTGAGAACCGCGGTCATAGACGATATACTGGACAATATTTGCATCGTTGGACTTCCTTGCCATGTTCAGGCGATGAGACATTTGCAGCACATAAAATTTGACCTTGCACCTGCAATAAAATTCGTAATAGGTCTGTTCTGTCGTGGGAATTTCGATTATG includes:
- a CDS encoding Coenzyme F420 hydrogenase/dehydrogenase, beta subunit C-terminal domain — its product is MLAYEELESEVIEKGLCTYCGACVASCPLQHLKWIDERPKRPEKKAACEDCGTCYHACYQTEFERGAIEQEIFGRCRKEDEDIGIYRRVIAAKSADERILEKAQDGGVVTAILVYMLEEKLIDGAILTEREEKGDGSWMPFPKVAKSKEEIIAAAGTKYGISPILLKVRTAVIDDILDNICIVGLPCHVQAMRHLQHIKFDLAPAIKFVIGLFCRGNFDYEQMSKGLKKRGVRMNEVEKISISRGFFNVYTRDTQLSIPLKETETWHSKHCLTCDDYSAELADIAVGSEGSKEGWSSVIIRTEKGEEVLSELESKGYIRTKEIDSLDYIKENAIRKRKKAEIRI